A part of Miscanthus floridulus cultivar M001 chromosome 6, ASM1932011v1, whole genome shotgun sequence genomic DNA contains:
- the LOC136460758 gene encoding LOW QUALITY PROTEIN: transcription factor RLM1-like (The sequence of the model RefSeq protein was modified relative to this genomic sequence to represent the inferred CDS: inserted 1 base in 1 codon; deleted 2 bases in 1 codon) translates to MMPRRDRRSGVRFIEDGRYRSLTFFKRRSGLFKAASDLSTLTGTRVAMVLESEHGKFSSFGTPEASPILDAFLLGNAPTDLDTGEADKASITNLQNEVFQLEKDKTMEDKRKKESMARTNEKIQQASKRAKYVYGNIEDLDATELFDMYRELSRVKQEINDRLPTLLHEDKVEAGGRLRDPSLLQPTWWRSMSPQVATPPKYPPWAPFQACFQQHPWSSTSASVLARSGSSPPNSVILPSPQVPQNPLQHPYSLAPHTPSTSSVQFQAPKTPPAPMEAHSPYNYHIRGIDINGNSSHPFSLSPILPSPRXPQPSSLQTPPSDDSSPLSLSPQISSPLHLRSSSQQIPFNVQSYSSMQPPQNYANVGSALLHSHQLFYSKLSSPELNVALGNIDKSGGTQVGGGHNERFGLSSPQQSDDGLDGVMPKSFYAGESSSGSDAGSNLGGLNFPWY, encoded by the exons ATGATGCCGAGGAGGGATAGGAGGTCAGGAGTGAGATTCATTGAGGATGGTAGGTACCGGAGTCTCACATTCTTCAAGAGGCGCTCTGGGCTTTTCAAGGCGGCATCTGATCTCTCCACCCTCACCGGCACAAGGGTTGCGATGGTGTTGGAGTCCGAACATGGGAAGTTTTCCTCTTTCGGCACCCCAGAGGCCAGCCCCATACTTGATGCTTTCCTTTTAGGGAATGCACCGACGGATCTTGATACCGGTGAAGCAGACAAGGCTTCAATTACCAACTTACAGAATGAGGTGTTCCAGCTAGAAAAAGACAAGACCATGGAGGataagaggaagaaggagagcaTGGCGCGGACCAACGAGAAGATCCAGCAGGCCTCCAAGAGGGCCAAGTATGTTTATGGTAACATAGAGGATCTTGATGCCACTGAGCTCTTTGATATGTATCGTGAGCTCTCACGAGTAAAGCAAGAGATCAATGATCGCTTGCCTACCTTGCTCCATGAGGACAAAGTAGAAGCTGGTGGTCGTCTTAGAGATCCATCACTGTTGCAGCCCACTTGGTGGCGTTCCATGTCTCCACAAGTTGCGACACCGCCAAAGTATCCTCCATGGGCTCCCTTCCAAGCTTGCTTCCAGCAACATCCATGGTCGTCCACATCTGCATCAGTGCTAGCAAGGTCGGGCTCCTCGCCTCCAAACTCGGTGATACTTCCATCACCA CAGGTACCACAAAATCCGCTGCAACATCCCTACTCTCTAGCACCACATACTCCTTCCACTTCCAGCGTGCAATTCCAAGCACCCAAGACGCCACCAGCACCTATGGAAGCCCACAGCCCTTACAACTATCACATCCGTGGGATAGACATCAATGGTAACAGCTCACACCCATTCTCATTATCACCTATACTGCCTTCACCGA TACCCCAACCATCATCGTTGCAAACTCCACCATCAGATGATTCATCTCCTCTATCGTTGTCGCCGCAAATTTCATCCCCGCTGCATCTAAGGTCGTCGTCCCAACAGATTCCTTTCAATGTACAGAGTTACAGCTCTATGCAGCCACCTCAAAACTACGCAAATGTTGGCTCAGCTTTGCTCCATTCTCATCAACTATTCTATAGCAAATTATCATCACCTGAACTAAATGTTGCGTTGGGAAACATCGATAAGAGTGGAGGCACCCAAGTTGGTGGTGGACACAATGAGAGATTTGGTTTGTCTAGCCCTCAACAAAGTGATGACGGCTTGGACGGGGTGATGCCTAAGTCCTTTTATGCAGGAGAAAGCTCTAGTGGCAGTGATGCAGGAAGCAATCTTGGTGGCCTCAACTTCCCTTGGTACTAG